One stretch of Gambusia affinis linkage group LG05, SWU_Gaff_1.0, whole genome shotgun sequence DNA includes these proteins:
- the mal2 gene encoding protein MAL2: MSEPAANPAATSFPTPTISLPLGLEVLRTYSGVLVCLEILFGALVWILVASSNVPVPLLQGWVMFVSVTAFFLSSFYLTLLVTGLADRINTDWNFLDVFYHFLALLFYFAAFVLEAATTAANGGAHINTLPNSTDSVLCITYPRGNIFTLLSYREYSINVAATIFAFVVTLCYGGSMVMGFKRWRK, encoded by the exons ATGTCGGAACCAGCCGCAAACCCCGCCGCCACCTCGTTTCCAACGCCAACTATTTCATTACCTTTGGGACTGGAGGTGTTGAGGACTTACTCTGGAGTCCTTGTCTGTTTGGAAATA TTATTCGGTGCTCTGGTATGGATCCTGGTGGCCTCTTCCAACGTGCCCGTGCCTCTGCTGCAGGGCTGGGTGATGTTTGTGTCCGTCACCgccttcttcctctcctctttttaCCTCACTCTGCTCGTCACTGGTTTGGCTGACCGCATCAACACAGACTGGAACTTCTTG GATGTCTTCTACCACTTTCTAGCTTTGCTGTTCTACTTTGCTGCATTTGTGTTGGAGGCGGCAACAACAGCAGCGAATGGGGGAGCTCACATCAACACGCTCCCAAACAGCACTGACTCAGTCCTGTGCATAACCTACCCTCGGggcaacattttcacattgCTGAGCTACAGGGAGTACAGCATTAATGTGGCAGCCACG ATATTTGCCTTTGTGGTAACTCTTTGCTACGGCGGCAGTATGGTGATGGGATTCAAGAGATGGAGGAAGTGA